The Ranitomeya imitator isolate aRanImi1 chromosome 3, aRanImi1.pri, whole genome shotgun sequence genome has a window encoding:
- the LOC138671529 gene encoding probable inactive protein kinase DDB_G0270444 translates to MEEVMEEVMEEVMEELMDEVMEEVMEELMEELMEELMEEVMEEVMEEVKEELMEELMEEVMEEVMEEVMEELMEELMEELMEELMEEVMEEVKEELMEELMEELMEELMEELMEEVMEEVMEELMEELMEEVMEEVKEELMEELMEELMEELMEELMEELMEEVMEEVMEELMEELMEEVMEEVMEEVMEEVMEELMEELMEELMEEAMEEVMEELMEELMEEVMEEVMEELMEELMEEVMEEVMEEVKEELMEELMEELMEELMEEVKEELMEEVKEEVMEKVKDEVKEELMEEVAIFSSY, encoded by the coding sequence atggaggaagtgatggaggaggtgatggaggaggtgATGGAGGAACTGATGGATGAAGTGATGGAGGAAGTGATGGAGGAACTGATGGAGGAACTGATGGAGGAACTGATGGAGGAGGTGATGGAGGAagtgatggaggaagtgaaggaggaaCTGATGGAGGAACTGAtggaggaggtgatggaggaggtgatggaggaggtgATGGAGGAACTGATGGAGGAACTGATGGAAGAACTGATGGAGGAACTGATGGAGGAggtgatggaggaagtgaaggaggaaCTGATGGAGGAACTGATGGAGGAACTGATGGAGGAACTGATGGAGGAACTGATGGAGGAGGTGATGGAGGAAGTGATGGAGGAACTGATGGAGGAACTGATGGAGGAggtgatggaggaagtgaaggaagaACTGATGGAGGAACTGATGGAGGAACTGATGGAGGAACTGATGGAGGAACTGATGGAGGAACTGATGGAGGAGGTGATGGAGGAAGTGATGGAGGAACTGATGGAGGAACTGAtggaggaggtgatggaggaggtgatggaggaggtgATGGAGGAAGTGATGGAGGAACTGATGGAGGAACTGATGGAGGAACTGATGGAGGAGGCGATGGAGGAGGTGATGGAGGAACTGATGGAGGAACTGAtggaggaggtgatggaggaggtgATGGAGGAACTGATGGAGGAACTGAtggaggaggtgatggaggaggtgatggaggaagtgaaggaggaaCTGATGGAGGAACTGATGGAGGAACTGATGGAGGAactgatggaggaagtgaaggaggaaCTGATGGAAGAAGTGAAGGAGGAAGTGATGGAGAAAGTGAAGGATGAAGTGAAGGAAGAACTGATGGAGGAAGTAGCTATCTTCTCATCCTACTAG